Below is a window of Longimicrobium terrae DNA.
ACGAAAAGGCGCGCACTCCGGAAGCGGGCGCGCGCCTGCAATCTACGCCGAGTGCGGAGCGGGGGTCTACCTCACGTCCGGCATCATCGCCATCATTCCGGCCGTCACGATCAGGCCCCAGCAATCGTTGCTGGGACCCGGATCGATCCTCATGCGCGCGCGGCTGAGATCTCGACGTTGGGCGCACCCTCAGAAATCAAACGAATGATTCCTCCCGAGCGGTTCACCACGGGCAGGTTGATCATCCGCCGGGCACAGCCGTCTGATGCCGGCGCCATGTTCGAGCGGTGGGCGCAGGACCCCGACGTGACCAGATACCTCAGCTGGACGCCTCACCGGCGCGTTGAGGATACGGAAGCGTACCTCGCCTTCTGCACGAGGCAGTGGGAAGCGCGGCGCGAGTTCGTGTGGATGCTCCAGGCCGCGGAAAGCGACACGCTGATCGGCTCCATTTCCGCGCGGCCCGGCGACCACGGGATCAATCTGGGCTACCTGCTGACGAGGGATGCGTGGGGCGGCGGGCTCATGACGGAAGCCGCCACCGCTGTCACCGAGTGGTGGCTTGCGCAGGAGGGCGTCTTCCGCGTGTGGGCCACCTGCCACCCCGGCAACGCAGCCAGCGCCCGGGTGCTGGAGAAATCCGGCTTCCAGTTCGAAGGCCGGCTGCGGCGCTGGGAAGAGTATCCCAACGCAGGAGCGGAGCCGATGGATTCCCTCAGCTTCAGCCGCACGGTCCGGGAGCCATCCGCGCCGGACAATCGGCCGTAGGAGATGCGGGGCCATCCAGCCCTCGCGGATGACAAGCTTGCGCGCGGGCTCCGGGCCTCTGTGCGGCCAAGCCGCGGGCCGACGAGGATCGCGTTTTCCTTCACCATCACCCAAGTACCCTGATGCGCTTTGTCCATTGCGCCGTGGCCACCCTGCTTGTCGCCGCGGCGGGCTGCGAGGACCTGATCGACCCAGACCACTACCCCGTGACGGGTGAGTGGAGCGGACAGTACACGAATGCCGGTACACAGACGTTTCTGGACCTGCGGATGGTGGAGCGCAGTGGAGGCAGTCTGTCGGGAAGAATCAC
It encodes the following:
- a CDS encoding GNAT family N-acetyltransferase; this encodes MIPPERFTTGRLIIRRAQPSDAGAMFERWAQDPDVTRYLSWTPHRRVEDTEAYLAFCTRQWEARREFVWMLQAAESDTLIGSISARPGDHGINLGYLLTRDAWGGGLMTEAATAVTEWWLAQEGVFRVWATCHPGNAASARVLEKSGFQFEGRLRRWEEYPNAGAEPMDSLSFSRTVREPSAPDNRP